A genomic region of Magnolia sinica isolate HGM2019 chromosome 6, MsV1, whole genome shotgun sequence contains the following coding sequences:
- the LOC131249979 gene encoding uncharacterized protein LOC131249979 isoform X2: MDMSFFLFSQDCLKFLKEIPSAATNDASANPFQHSSSVMNLYLETSSTLLKVLQAHSVQLISHQLSEELRRLQASSVHANPRLQNGGGHVSEGVKPKGRGAPKKAPARKVYI; encoded by the exons ATGGacatgtctttctttcttttttcccaggattgcctcaagttcttaaaagaaatacCTTCTGCAGCAACAAATGATGCATCTGCCAATCCTTTCCAACATTCCAGCTCTGTCATGAATCTTTATCTAGAGACAAGTTCTACTCTTTTAAag GTCCTTCAAGCCCATTCTGTCCAGCTCATCTCCCACCAACTTTCTGAGGAATTGAGAAGGTTGCAGGCATCGTCTGTGCATGCTAATCCAAGATTGCAAAATGGTGGAG GACATGTTTCCGAGGGGGTAAAACCCAAAGGCAGGGGAGCTCCGAAGAAGGCTCCTGCTAGAAAGGTGT acatataa
- the LOC131249979 gene encoding uncharacterized protein LOC131249979 isoform X1, producing the protein MDMSFFLFSQDCLKFLKEIPSAATNDASANPFQHSSSVMNLYLETSSTLLKVLQAHSVQLISHQLSEELRRLQASSVHANPRLQNGGGHVSEGVKPKGRGAPKKAPARKVCLQILKLLISQVSPYFCGLLIAFLVWVFQQKMPTAVDSERKMIRCSS; encoded by the exons ATGGacatgtctttctttcttttttcccaggattgcctcaagttcttaaaagaaatacCTTCTGCAGCAACAAATGATGCATCTGCCAATCCTTTCCAACATTCCAGCTCTGTCATGAATCTTTATCTAGAGACAAGTTCTACTCTTTTAAag GTCCTTCAAGCCCATTCTGTCCAGCTCATCTCCCACCAACTTTCTGAGGAATTGAGAAGGTTGCAGGCATCGTCTGTGCATGCTAATCCAAGATTGCAAAATGGTGGAG GACATGTTTCCGAGGGGGTAAAACCCAAAGGCAGGGGAGCTCCGAAGAAGGCTCCTGCTAGAAAGGTGTGTTTGCAAATCCTGAAACTTCTTATTTCCCAAGTATCTCCCTATTTTTGTGGACTTCTCATTGCCTTTTTGGTTTGGGTCTTTCAGCAGAAAATGCCAACTGCCGTTGATAGTGAGAGGAAGATGATAAGGTGCTCGAGCTGA